One window of Triticum dicoccoides isolate Atlit2015 ecotype Zavitan chromosome 5A, WEW_v2.0, whole genome shotgun sequence genomic DNA carries:
- the LOC119297685 gene encoding uncharacterized protein LOC119297685 produces the protein MLVEHLVNLALPRGAVFGATQGGRYVAPDKQRVVAQQAPRGDDVMKDAALERQIMEGGVAENSNDQIRDSVLEIQKIRDSILRKELILQDGSAQCDMDIQKIKTEEKMTTEVLSIMEKYNEPNSNIMKVANLTFSGDDGKTKSTKRMGLNLKEALAQHDKCMELGEICCGCDWMAPRYTVVPSPADGMHVGEVRLKCPDFEMTITGDPRPTPYDARCSAAANMILELGKKVQ, from the exons ATGCTCGTGGAGCACCTCGTCAATCTCGCTCTTCCGCGTGGGGCGGTCTTCGGCGCCACCCAGGGCGGGCGCTACGTGGCGCCGGACAAGCAACGCGTCGTCGCGCAGCAG GCACCACGTGGTGATGATGTAATGAAGGATGCTGCTTTGGAACGCCAAATCATGGAAG GTGGCGTCGCTGAGAATAGCAATGATCAGATTCGTGATTCCGTGCTAGAGATTCAGAAAATACGGGATTCTATT CTTCGTAAGGAATTGATACTTCAAGACGGAAGTGCTCAATGTGATATGGACATTCAGAAAATTAAGACTG aagagaagatgacaacAGAAGTGTTGTCAATAATGGAGAAATATAATGAACCTAACTCAAATATAATGAAAGTTGCCAATCTAACTTTCTCTGGCGATGATGGCAAAACCAAGAGCACTAAGAGGATGGGATTGAACTTGAAGGAGGCACTCGCCCAACACGATAAATGCATG GAGCTTGGTGAGATCTGTTGTGGTTGCGATTGGATGGCCCCTAGATACACAGTAGTACCGTCACCAGCAGATG GAATGCACGTTGGTGAAGTACGTTTGAAATGCCCTGATTTTGAGATGACCATCACTGGCGATCCTCGTCCGACCCCATATGATGCCAGGTGCTCTGCAGCTGCCAATATGATACTAGAGCTTGGCAAGAAAGTGCAGTAA